A window of Haliscomenobacter hydrossis DSM 1100 contains these coding sequences:
- the galA gene encoding beta-galactosidase GalA: MQAFKYLWLCLLCAAALHASAQSSPRERINFDANWKFHFGHAANPEKDFNYSLATIFSKSGGAAQTAIDPRFKDSTWRSLNLPHDWAVELPFAYKDNFDVMAHGYKPVGGHFPETSIGWYRKHFRVSPADSSQRFQIQFDGVFRNAQVWINGFYLGTNASGYIGMAYDITDFINYNRDNVIVVRVDATQYEGWFYEGAGIYRHVWLNKYQNTHIATDGIFAYTNFQGTTTTVQIESTLANENTQTSICTLKTYLQDRAGKLVGVPKEQTITLGANTEQTLKHSIPVSKPHLWSLEDPYLHRLVVEVRSNGKLLDKQSIRYGIRKIEIKPDGVFLNGEAIKLYGVNCHQDHAGVGSALPDHLQYYRIALLKNMGTNAYRSSHNAPTPELLDACDSLGMLVMDEQRLLNSGPEYMGQFERLVKRDRNHASVFMWSIGNEEGWIHTTSHGKRIAQTYIAKLKQLDPTRTCTYAADLANVYKGINEVIPVRSFNYRQYAVADYHAEHPNQPIIGTEMGSTVSTRGQYSKDSIRAYLPDQDIHAPWWASRAEEWWMLAAESDFWLGGFIWTGFDYRGEPTPYQWPNISSHFGVMDMCGFPKNLYYYYQSWWTDKDVLHISPHWNWRDKRGQPIDVWVNSNADDVELFLNGKSLGKQEMKRHGHLQWTVNYEPGKLEAIAYKKGKKLTAKVETTGTPTEVVLTPYKTTMLADGQDVSVINVTVVDREGREVPDADNLIRFAIEGEGKIIGVGNGDPSSHEPDQCVDGAWQRRLFNGKAQFIVQGSVKPDIIKIEATASGLWKGSTDIITVTPREVASVTIDKTYELKGEAAKSRPVGQMLGADISFLPELEARGIKFSEKGTPVDAIESLKQHGFNYVRLRIFNNPARDSGYSPQKGFCDLAHTKAMAKRVKAAGMKLLLDFHYSDYWADPGKQYKPAAWRGLGFTELKKAMYDYTRQVIQELKDQGTTPDMVQIGNEINHGIIWPEGKVSNLDQLAQLLNAGTAAVKAVDPNIVMMLHVALGGQNHESVFFIDNMLARGVHFDVIGESYYPKWHGTLEDLEHNLNDLVRRYQRDVIVVEYSQLKREVNKIAFELPNGKGKGTCIWEPLNTWEQVFDREGKSNELLPVYDEIAKAYLNSNK; this comes from the coding sequence ATGCAAGCATTCAAATACCTCTGGCTCTGCCTCCTTTGTGCTGCTGCGCTTCACGCCAGCGCCCAAAGCTCCCCCCGCGAGCGCATCAACTTCGATGCCAACTGGAAATTCCACTTCGGCCACGCCGCCAACCCCGAAAAAGACTTCAACTACAGCCTTGCCACCATTTTTTCCAAATCGGGTGGCGCTGCCCAAACCGCCATCGACCCACGTTTTAAAGACAGTACCTGGCGTTCCTTGAACCTGCCCCACGACTGGGCAGTAGAGTTACCTTTTGCCTACAAAGACAATTTTGACGTGATGGCCCACGGCTACAAACCCGTAGGTGGCCATTTCCCCGAGACCAGCATCGGATGGTACCGCAAACATTTTCGGGTCTCCCCCGCCGATTCCAGTCAACGTTTCCAAATCCAGTTTGATGGAGTCTTCCGCAATGCCCAGGTCTGGATCAACGGCTTTTACCTCGGCACCAACGCCAGTGGTTACATCGGGATGGCCTACGACATCACCGACTTCATCAATTACAACCGTGATAACGTCATTGTCGTCCGCGTGGACGCTACCCAGTATGAAGGTTGGTTTTATGAAGGCGCGGGCATCTATCGGCACGTGTGGCTCAACAAGTACCAAAACACGCACATTGCCACCGATGGCATTTTTGCCTATACCAATTTCCAGGGTACCACCACCACCGTGCAAATAGAAAGCACCCTGGCCAATGAAAACACCCAAACCAGCATTTGTACCCTTAAAACTTACCTCCAGGATCGGGCGGGTAAGTTGGTCGGCGTGCCCAAAGAACAAACCATTACCCTGGGTGCAAATACTGAACAAACCCTCAAACACAGCATCCCGGTCAGCAAGCCCCACTTGTGGTCTTTGGAAGACCCCTACTTGCACCGTTTGGTGGTCGAAGTGCGCTCGAATGGAAAATTGCTCGACAAACAAAGCATCCGCTACGGCATCCGCAAGATTGAAATCAAACCCGATGGCGTATTTCTCAACGGCGAGGCCATCAAACTTTACGGTGTCAATTGCCACCAGGATCACGCAGGGGTAGGCAGCGCCCTGCCCGATCACCTGCAATACTACCGCATTGCCTTGCTCAAAAACATGGGCACCAATGCCTACCGCAGCAGCCACAATGCCCCCACCCCCGAATTGCTCGACGCTTGTGACAGCCTCGGCATGTTGGTCATGGACGAGCAACGCCTGCTCAACAGCGGGCCGGAGTACATGGGCCAGTTCGAACGTCTGGTGAAACGGGACCGTAATCATGCCTCGGTCTTCATGTGGTCGATTGGCAATGAAGAGGGCTGGATTCATACCACCAGCCACGGCAAACGCATCGCCCAAACCTACATCGCCAAACTCAAACAACTTGATCCCACGCGCACCTGCACTTACGCCGCCGACCTGGCCAATGTTTACAAAGGCATCAACGAGGTGATCCCCGTGCGTAGCTTCAACTACCGCCAATATGCAGTAGCCGATTACCACGCCGAGCACCCCAACCAACCCATCATCGGCACCGAGATGGGCAGTACGGTGAGCACCCGCGGACAATACAGCAAAGACAGCATCCGCGCCTACCTGCCCGATCAGGACATCCATGCGCCCTGGTGGGCCAGCCGTGCCGAGGAGTGGTGGATGCTGGCAGCTGAAAGCGACTTCTGGTTGGGTGGCTTCATCTGGACGGGCTTCGATTACCGGGGTGAACCGACGCCCTACCAATGGCCCAACATCAGCTCGCACTTTGGAGTGATGGACATGTGTGGTTTTCCCAAAAACCTGTATTACTACTACCAAAGCTGGTGGACAGATAAAGACGTGCTGCACATCTCTCCGCACTGGAATTGGCGCGACAAACGTGGCCAGCCCATCGATGTGTGGGTCAATTCCAATGCGGACGACGTGGAGCTGTTTTTGAATGGCAAAAGCCTGGGCAAACAAGAGATGAAACGTCATGGCCACCTGCAATGGACAGTCAATTACGAACCCGGCAAACTCGAAGCGATCGCCTACAAAAAAGGCAAAAAACTGACGGCCAAAGTCGAAACCACGGGTACACCTACCGAAGTGGTGCTCACCCCCTATAAAACCACCATGTTGGCCGATGGCCAGGATGTGAGCGTCATCAACGTCACCGTAGTCGACCGTGAAGGCCGCGAAGTGCCCGATGCCGACAACCTGATCCGTTTTGCCATCGAAGGGGAGGGCAAAATCATCGGCGTAGGCAATGGTGACCCCAGCAGCCACGAACCCGACCAATGTGTGGACGGGGCCTGGCAACGCCGCTTGTTCAATGGCAAAGCACAATTCATTGTGCAGGGCAGCGTCAAACCAGACATCATTAAAATTGAAGCTACTGCGTCGGGTTTGTGGAAGGGTTCTACTGACATCATCACCGTGACGCCTCGCGAGGTAGCTAGCGTGACCATCGATAAAACGTATGAGCTGAAAGGGGAAGCGGCCAAATCTCGCCCAGTTGGGCAAATGTTGGGGGCGGACATTTCCTTTTTACCCGAACTGGAAGCCCGAGGCATCAAATTTTCAGAAAAAGGAACGCCCGTAGATGCCATCGAAAGTTTAAAACAACACGGCTTCAATTACGTGCGCCTCCGGATTTTTAATAACCCCGCGCGCGATTCCGGCTATTCCCCCCAAAAGGGTTTTTGTGACCTGGCGCATACCAAAGCTATGGCCAAAAGGGTAAAAGCTGCGGGCATGAAACTCCTACTCGATTTTCATTACAGCGACTACTGGGCCGACCCCGGCAAACAATACAAACCGGCAGCCTGGCGGGGACTGGGCTTTACGGAGTTAAAAAAAGCCATGTACGATTACACCCGGCAGGTGATTCAGGAACTGAAAGACCAGGGCACTACACCCGACATGGTACAAATCGGCAACGAAATCAACCACGGGATCATTTGGCCCGAGGGCAAGGTCAGCAACCTGGATCAACTGGCGCAATTGCTCAATGCAGGCACCGCTGCCGTGAAAGCCGTGGATCCCAACATCGTCATGATGCTGCACGTAGCGCTAGGTGGCCAAAACCACGAATCGGTCTTTTTCATCGACAACATGTTGGCGCGCGGGGTGCATTTTGACGTGATCGGGGAATCGTATTACCCCAAATGGCACGGTACCCTGGAGGATTTGGAACACAACCTGAATGACCTGGTGCGACGTTACCAACGCGATGTGATCGTGGTGGAATACTCCCAACTGAAACGAGAGGTGAACAAAATTGCATTTGAATTGCCGAATGGGAAAGGTAAGGGCACCTGCATTTGGGAGCCACTGAATACCTGGGAGCAGGTATTTGACCGGGAAGGGAAGTCGAATGAGTTGCTGCCGGTTTATGATGAAATCGCCAAGGCTTATCTGAATTCGAACAAATAG
- a CDS encoding SusE domain-containing protein, whose protein sequence is MKTYIRFIYIFFAATLGLVSCSKEEINAVFKDGVAPTLSSSVNRVNLVPADSSRNVISFTWSDPNYQIDGEKTSHNVTYTLEIDSLGKNFAKPQRITVTNALSNPVNGKEFNRMLANLNIADSARNYSLAIRVKAALYLPSTELISNTINLTVSPYSTEPVALYPVPDNLFLVGDATVGGWNNPVPTPGQKFTKLDKFTFGGIFQLTGGNKYLFLPTNGDWGHKYAVANAGAPGMSAGGDFIVDSGQDIPAPLASGNYKIIVDFIKGKYTVTPVSNADMPPSDLFIVGDATNGGWNNPVPVPTQQFTQVSSGAFELNVALSSGKKYLLLPQNGSWDHKFAIANADAPSVKLGGKFVADSGVDIPAPDEAGTYRISVEFINKTYKLTKL, encoded by the coding sequence ATGAAAACATACATTCGTTTCATCTATATATTTTTTGCGGCAACTCTGGGCCTGGTTTCTTGTAGCAAAGAAGAAATCAATGCCGTATTCAAAGATGGGGTGGCCCCAACTTTGTCGAGTTCGGTCAATCGGGTTAACCTGGTGCCTGCCGATTCCTCCAGAAACGTCATCAGCTTCACCTGGTCAGACCCCAATTACCAAATTGACGGGGAAAAAACCAGCCATAACGTGACCTACACCCTGGAGATTGATTCACTGGGCAAAAATTTTGCCAAACCACAACGGATCACCGTAACCAATGCTCTGAGCAATCCGGTAAATGGCAAGGAGTTCAACCGCATGCTGGCGAATCTGAACATTGCCGACAGTGCACGGAATTACAGCCTGGCCATTCGGGTAAAGGCAGCATTGTATTTACCCAGCACTGAGTTGATTTCGAACACCATCAATCTAACCGTTAGCCCCTACTCTACCGAGCCCGTGGCTTTGTATCCTGTGCCTGACAACCTGTTTTTGGTGGGTGACGCAACCGTTGGCGGGTGGAACAATCCGGTTCCCACGCCAGGCCAAAAATTCACCAAATTGGACAAATTCACCTTCGGGGGTATTTTCCAATTGACGGGTGGCAACAAATACCTGTTTCTACCGACCAATGGCGATTGGGGGCACAAGTACGCCGTGGCCAATGCCGGGGCTCCAGGTATGAGTGCAGGTGGCGATTTTATCGTGGATTCGGGTCAGGACATTCCGGCACCTCTAGCCAGTGGCAATTATAAAATCATTGTCGATTTTATCAAAGGCAAATACACTGTGACTCCGGTGAGTAATGCCGACATGCCTCCCAGCGACCTGTTCATCGTAGGGGATGCGACGAATGGTGGGTGGAACAATCCCGTACCCGTTCCAACCCAACAATTTACCCAGGTATCCAGCGGTGCTTTTGAACTCAACGTTGCACTTTCTTCTGGAAAAAAATACCTGCTTTTGCCCCAAAATGGCAGTTGGGACCACAAATTTGCCATTGCGAATGCTGACGCTCCAAGTGTAAAACTGGGTGGAAAATTCGTGGCGGATTCCGGAGTAGACATTCCTGCTCCAGATGAAGCGGGGACTTACCGCATCAGCGTAGAATTCATCAACAAAACGTACAAGTTGACTAAGTTGTAA
- a CDS encoding glycoside hydrolase family 53 protein, with product MKRIILFLSILLSLTCSKKNAPITVDPPRDTKAEFAKGADISWITEMEAAGRKFYNASGAQQEGMALMKSLGMNSIRLRVWVNPSPAWNNTADVVAKALRAKALGLRIMIDFHYSDSWADPGKQTKPAAWVGMDLAGLKTALAAHTVEVLTALKNNGIEPEWVQVGNETNNGMLWPDGKASENMSNFAQLFNAGADAVKSVFPKTKVIAHISNGYNNSLFRWMFDGLKANGARYDVIGMSLYPSPSDWSSLNQQCLNNMNDMVARYGKEVMVVEVGMSWDSAAESGQFLSDLISKVKSVSGNKGLGVLYWEPQAYNNWKGYTLGAFDNSGRPTAALSAFK from the coding sequence ATGAAACGCATCATCCTATTTCTATCCATCTTACTAAGCCTCACTTGTTCAAAAAAAAATGCGCCGATCACCGTTGATCCGCCCAGAGACACCAAAGCCGAATTCGCCAAAGGAGCTGACATCAGTTGGATCACGGAAATGGAGGCTGCTGGCCGCAAGTTTTACAATGCGTCGGGCGCCCAACAAGAAGGCATGGCCCTGATGAAGTCCCTGGGTATGAACAGCATCCGCCTGCGGGTTTGGGTCAACCCCTCCCCTGCCTGGAACAATACCGCGGATGTAGTGGCCAAGGCTCTCCGGGCCAAAGCACTGGGACTGCGCATCATGATCGACTTTCATTACAGCGATTCCTGGGCGGATCCGGGTAAACAGACCAAACCTGCCGCCTGGGTAGGGATGGATTTGGCGGGGTTAAAAACGGCCCTGGCTGCTCATACCGTCGAAGTCTTAACCGCGCTAAAAAATAACGGCATTGAACCCGAATGGGTACAAGTGGGCAATGAAACCAACAACGGTATGCTTTGGCCCGATGGCAAAGCTTCGGAGAACATGAGCAATTTCGCCCAACTGTTCAATGCCGGGGCTGATGCTGTAAAATCGGTTTTCCCCAAAACAAAAGTCATCGCCCATATTTCCAATGGCTACAACAACTCACTCTTCCGTTGGATGTTCGATGGCCTCAAAGCCAATGGTGCCCGGTACGATGTGATCGGTATGTCGTTGTACCCCAGTCCCAGCGATTGGTCGAGCTTAAATCAACAGTGCCTCAACAACATGAACGACATGGTAGCCCGTTATGGCAAGGAAGTAATGGTGGTGGAAGTGGGCATGAGTTGGGACAGTGCGGCAGAATCCGGCCAGTTCCTGAGCGACCTGATCAGCAAGGTCAAGTCGGTTTCCGGGAATAAAGGCTTAGGGGTCTTGTACTGGGAACCGCAGGCTTACAACAATTGGAAGGGCTATACTTTGGGCGCTTTTGACAATTCGGGGCGGCCGACGGCGGCGCTGAGTGCCTTTAAATAA
- a CDS encoding type I restriction-modification system subunit M, producing MNRTVHNKLVSFIWSIADDCLRDVYVRGKYRDVILPMVVLRRLDALLEPTKDAVLEELAFQRDEAKFTEWDENGLRDASGYVFYNTSKWTLQLLKDTATNNQQILQANFEDYLNGFSPNVKEIIEKFKLKSQVRHMAAKDVLLDVLEKFTSPAINLTPFEKTDPDGRKLPALSNLGMGYVFEELIRKFNEENNEEAGEHFTPREVIDLMTHLIFEPVARQLPPVMTIYDPACGSGGMLTESQNFVKDEEGIIQAKGDVYLYGKEINDETYAICKSDMMIKGNDPENIRVGSTLSTDEFAGKTFDFMLSNPPYGKSWASEQKYIKDGKEVIDSRFKIKLTDYWGQVEEADATPRSSDGQLLFLMEMVNKMKPLSQSPLGSRIASVHNGSSLFTGDAGGGESNIRRYLIENDWLEAIIQLPNNLFYNTGITTYIWLLSNHKAASRQGKVQLIDAGLLYRKLRKNLGNKNCEFAPEHIREIVSVYEEMQEIERSINPSTQEGEGIAAKVFDNADFGYYKVSIERPKRLKAQFTLERIAELRFDKSLREPMVWAYETYGEAVYTDLAKHEKDILDWCEKQDLNLNAKQSKALVSPALWHKQLELLALAAELMQAIGGSAYTDFNRFKNEVDAVLKTKKTKLSASEKNSILNAVSWYDAEAAKVEKATLKLTGDKLAQLLAQLGCTEAQLPDYGYYPSDKKGEYLTYETESDLRDTENVPLKENSYRYFLREVKPHVPEAWINLDATKIGYEISFNKYFYRHKPLRSIEEVSADILKLESESDGLIREILSLG from the coding sequence ATGAACCGCACCGTACACAATAAACTCGTTTCCTTCATCTGGTCCATTGCCGACGACTGCCTGCGCGACGTATACGTACGTGGAAAATACCGCGATGTCATTCTGCCCATGGTGGTGCTCCGCCGCCTGGATGCCTTGCTGGAGCCTACCAAAGATGCGGTATTGGAAGAGTTGGCCTTTCAGCGCGACGAAGCCAAATTCACCGAATGGGACGAAAATGGACTGCGGGATGCCAGCGGATATGTATTCTACAACACCAGCAAGTGGACCTTGCAGCTATTGAAAGATACCGCCACCAACAACCAGCAAATCCTGCAAGCCAACTTTGAAGACTACCTGAATGGCTTCAGTCCCAATGTGAAGGAGATCATCGAGAAGTTCAAACTCAAAAGCCAGGTACGCCACATGGCCGCCAAGGACGTCTTGCTGGATGTACTCGAAAAATTCACTTCCCCCGCGATTAACCTAACCCCTTTTGAAAAAACCGACCCCGATGGCCGCAAACTCCCAGCCCTGAGCAACCTGGGCATGGGCTACGTGTTTGAAGAACTCATCCGCAAATTCAACGAAGAAAACAACGAGGAAGCAGGCGAACACTTCACCCCTCGCGAGGTGATTGACCTGATGACCCACCTCATTTTTGAGCCCGTGGCGCGGCAACTGCCGCCCGTCATGACGATTTACGATCCGGCCTGTGGCAGCGGGGGCATGCTCACCGAGTCGCAAAATTTTGTCAAAGACGAAGAAGGCATCATCCAGGCCAAAGGCGATGTGTACCTCTACGGCAAGGAAATCAACGACGAAACCTACGCCATCTGCAAGTCGGACATGATGATTAAGGGCAACGATCCCGAGAACATCCGCGTGGGCTCCACCCTTTCCACCGATGAGTTTGCGGGCAAAACCTTCGATTTTATGTTGTCCAACCCGCCCTATGGCAAATCCTGGGCGAGCGAGCAGAAATACATCAAAGACGGCAAGGAGGTCATCGACTCCCGCTTCAAAATCAAACTCACGGACTATTGGGGCCAAGTCGAAGAAGCCGACGCCACGCCCCGTTCTTCGGATGGGCAGCTCCTGTTTTTGATGGAGATGGTCAACAAAATGAAACCCCTCTCCCAAAGCCCCCTGGGCTCGCGCATTGCCTCGGTGCACAATGGCAGCAGCTTGTTTACGGGCGATGCCGGAGGTGGCGAAAGCAACATCCGCCGCTACCTCATCGAAAACGATTGGCTGGAAGCCATCATCCAACTGCCCAACAACCTCTTTTACAATACCGGCATCACCACCTACATCTGGCTTTTGAGCAACCACAAGGCCGCCAGTCGCCAGGGCAAGGTCCAACTGATCGATGCGGGGCTACTGTACCGCAAACTGCGCAAAAACCTGGGCAACAAAAACTGCGAGTTTGCCCCGGAACACATCCGCGAGATTGTGTCCGTGTACGAGGAAATGCAGGAGATAGAACGGAGCATCAACCCCAGTACCCAAGAGGGCGAAGGCATCGCCGCCAAGGTGTTCGACAACGCCGATTTTGGCTACTACAAGGTGAGCATCGAACGCCCCAAACGCCTGAAAGCGCAATTCACACTCGAACGCATCGCCGAACTGCGCTTCGACAAAAGCCTGCGCGAACCCATGGTCTGGGCTTACGAAACCTACGGCGAAGCCGTGTATACCGACTTGGCCAAACACGAAAAGGACATCCTGGACTGGTGCGAAAAACAGGACCTGAATCTGAACGCCAAACAGAGCAAAGCCCTCGTCAGTCCCGCCCTCTGGCACAAACAGCTCGAACTTCTGGCCCTGGCCGCCGAACTGATGCAAGCCATTGGCGGCAGCGCATACACGGACTTCAACCGCTTCAAAAACGAGGTGGACGCCGTACTCAAAACCAAAAAGACCAAACTCTCCGCCTCCGAAAAAAACAGCATCCTGAATGCCGTGAGCTGGTACGACGCGGAGGCCGCCAAAGTAGAAAAAGCAACCCTGAAACTAACGGGGGATAAACTGGCCCAGCTCCTGGCGCAACTGGGTTGTACCGAAGCCCAACTGCCCGACTACGGCTACTACCCCAGCGACAAAAAAGGCGAATACCTCACTTACGAAACCGAAAGCGACTTGCGGGACACCGAAAACGTACCCCTCAAAGAAAATAGCTACCGCTACTTTCTGCGGGAAGTAAAACCCCACGTACCCGAAGCCTGGATCAACCTCGACGCCACCAAAATTGGCTACGAGATCAGCTTCAACAAGTACTTCTACCGCCACAAGCCGCTGCGCAGCATCGAGGAAGTGAGCGCGGATATTTTGAAATTAGAGTCAGAAAGTGATGGCTTGATTCGGGAAATTTTGTCCTTGGGGTAG
- a CDS encoding KilA-N domain-containing protein, whose protein sequence is MSEIVKFDYEGQHISFEFADGNKMINATEMAKPFKGKMVGDFLRLKNTQDYILLIEERYGNSHIAPSQEVLRVVKGGDAAEGLQGTWMDEKLALKFAAWLSPRFELWVYDRIQELITTGETRLIGIPPSGFAATLRLLAEQWEKQEQINEDVREQLHKTAQRLDELESKIISVDDHYYTIAGYCNLKKISCPLHLAKEWGKTAATLSRNKSTPTGTAHDERFGQVRTYHEDVLKEVIG, encoded by the coding sequence ATGAGTGAGATTGTCAAATTTGATTACGAAGGCCAGCACATCAGCTTCGAATTTGCTGATGGCAATAAAATGATCAATGCTACGGAGATGGCTAAACCTTTCAAGGGTAAAATGGTAGGGGATTTCCTGAGACTGAAAAATACCCAGGATTATATTCTACTTATCGAGGAGCGATATGGGAATTCCCATATCGCTCCTTCTCAAGAGGTATTGCGGGTTGTCAAAGGCGGTGACGCAGCGGAAGGACTCCAAGGCACCTGGATGGACGAAAAACTCGCCCTCAAATTCGCGGCTTGGCTTAGCCCTCGTTTTGAACTTTGGGTTTATGATCGTATACAAGAACTGATTACCACCGGTGAAACTCGTCTTATAGGCATTCCTCCCTCTGGCTTTGCGGCGACATTGCGCCTCCTCGCCGAGCAGTGGGAGAAGCAGGAACAGATCAATGAGGATGTGCGCGAGCAACTGCATAAAACCGCCCAACGCCTCGATGAACTGGAGTCCAAAATCATTAGTGTAGACGATCACTATTATACCATCGCCGGATACTGCAATTTGAAGAAGATTTCTTGCCCGCTCCACTTGGCCAAGGAATGGGGCAAAACCGCCGCAACACTAAGCCGCAACAAAAGTACTCCTACTGGTACTGCACACGATGAACGCTTTGGCCAGGTGCGGACGTATCATGAGGATGTGCTCAAAGAGGTGATTGGGTGA
- a CDS encoding AbaSI family restriction endonuclease translates to MIKELPNWKYDYFISQLHRTAYKKHESFIINSLLHDVRLLDLKPSTQHYVKRNDDSGQYALLDLYYPQINFAIEIDEPHHNEVQDSKRQAEVEKKISADFRRIVIKEGNILQQVEALKAALLAKADQIKSASQWKEWEEPKNVDIHELKGMFKHALFVKIKGEIHPEHLMGRQTGFWKLAPWRRERVNKTVVVHDGVITRMFEDIEWVQASDKKKWGYRGKEITEGDLIGTRVYGWTWQQTVTYSKDVDAGLSIAQQQEAKYYEGESEA, encoded by the coding sequence ATGATCAAGGAATTACCTAATTGGAAGTACGATTATTTTATATCCCAATTGCACCGCACAGCTTACAAGAAACACGAAAGTTTCATCATCAATTCTTTGTTGCACGATGTGAGATTGCTGGATTTAAAGCCGAGTACCCAGCATTACGTCAAGCGGAATGACGATTCTGGCCAGTATGCACTGCTGGATTTGTACTATCCGCAAATCAACTTTGCCATTGAAATCGACGAGCCGCACCACAATGAAGTTCAGGATTCAAAAAGGCAAGCAGAGGTGGAAAAAAAGATCAGTGCAGATTTCCGCCGCATTGTGATTAAAGAAGGCAATATCCTGCAACAGGTGGAAGCGTTAAAGGCCGCTTTGCTGGCCAAAGCGGATCAAATCAAAAGTGCCTCACAATGGAAGGAATGGGAAGAGCCTAAAAATGTTGACATCCATGAGTTGAAAGGGATGTTCAAACACGCTCTTTTTGTGAAAATCAAGGGCGAGATTCACCCCGAACACTTGATGGGCCGTCAAACGGGTTTTTGGAAATTAGCTCCCTGGCGGCGGGAAAGGGTTAACAAAACCGTAGTGGTGCATGATGGGGTGATTACCCGTATGTTTGAAGACATTGAGTGGGTCCAAGCCAGCGATAAGAAAAAATGGGGGTACCGTGGGAAGGAAATCACGGAGGGTGATTTGATCGGCACCAGGGTGTATGGCTGGACCTGGCAACAAACGGTGACCTATTCGAAGGATGTGGATGCAGGGTTGAGTATTGCACAACAGCAAGAAGCAAAATATTACGAGGGCGAAAGTGAGGCTTAA
- a CDS encoding DoxX family protein, whose translation MKKINLLYWIITGLFAAFMIFSSYSNLTSSPEALALIGDHLGYPKYIIPFLGAAKILGAIAILIPSFRRIKEWAYAGLCFDLVGAFFSLLKVDGPQPGVFFMLIFIGLLFASYFLWHKKIATA comes from the coding sequence ATGAAAAAAATCAACCTCCTCTACTGGATCATCACTGGCCTTTTTGCTGCGTTTATGATTTTTTCTTCTTACTCCAATTTGACTTCTTCACCGGAAGCGCTTGCCTTGATCGGCGACCACCTCGGTTATCCCAAGTACATCATTCCTTTTTTAGGAGCCGCCAAAATCCTGGGGGCCATTGCGATTTTGATTCCTTCGTTTCGGCGCATCAAGGAATGGGCGTATGCGGGGCTGTGTTTCGATTTGGTGGGCGCGTTCTTTTCCTTGCTCAAAGTAGATGGCCCTCAGCCTGGTGTTTTTTTTATGCTGATTTTTATCGGCTTGTTGTTTGCATCATACTTTTTGTGGCACAAAAAGATCGCTACGGCGTAA